The following are encoded in a window of Saccharothrix longispora genomic DNA:
- a CDS encoding nuclear transport factor 2 family protein: MTTALTREAALVHDFYRFVDSDDVPALVAMFTEDTTYHRPGYPPVAGQDGMSHFYTHQRVIKAGEHRVESVVLEGDQIAVRGSFEGVLRDGTRTSLRYADFFTLAADGRFSKRETFFFAPLV; this comes from the coding sequence ATGACCACTGCCCTGACCCGCGAAGCCGCCCTCGTCCACGACTTCTACCGGTTCGTCGACAGCGACGACGTGCCCGCGCTCGTCGCCATGTTCACCGAGGACACCACCTACCACCGCCCCGGCTACCCGCCGGTGGCCGGCCAGGACGGCATGTCGCACTTCTACACGCACCAGCGGGTGATCAAGGCGGGCGAGCACCGCGTCGAGTCCGTGGTGCTGGAGGGCGACCAGATCGCCGTGCGCGGGTCGTTCGAGGGCGTGCTGCGCGACGGCACGCGGACCAGCCTGCGCTACGCCGACTTCTTCACCCTCGCCGCCGACGGCCGCTTCAGCAAGCGCGAGACGTTCTTCTTCGCCCCCCTCGTCTGA
- a CDS encoding branched-chain amino acid aminotransferase: MTSLLDKSTAATSPKSPGHGAAFTPHLYSLRYTPELGWHDGDLLPMENLSLHPATLGLHYGQVIFEGMKAFRQQDGSVAVFRPWENARRFNRSAARLAMPELPEHLYVDGVDRLVAADHGELSDHPDHSLYLRPLMFGTDANLMLRPSEEYLFLVMAFVAGGFFGDVVRPVSVLVSRDQARAMPGGTGDVKCAANYGPSFVAQRRAQEAGCQQVVWLDQAERRWVEEMGGMNLFFVRGSGPGAEVFTTPLTGTLLPGVTRDSLMRMADRLGYRVAEQPVSVDQWRAECEAGEITEVFACGTAAVVTPVGQVRDVDGDFTVGDGEMGPVTGTLRKALVDLQHGRVPDVDGWLHRVC; this comes from the coding sequence ATGACCTCCCTGCTGGACAAGTCGACCGCCGCCACGTCCCCGAAGTCCCCCGGCCACGGCGCCGCGTTCACCCCCCACCTGTACAGCCTGCGGTACACCCCCGAGCTGGGCTGGCACGACGGCGACCTGCTGCCGATGGAGAACCTGTCGCTGCACCCGGCGACCCTGGGCCTGCACTACGGGCAGGTCATCTTCGAGGGCATGAAGGCGTTCCGGCAGCAGGACGGGTCGGTCGCGGTGTTCCGGCCCTGGGAGAACGCGCGCCGCTTCAACCGGTCGGCCGCCCGGCTGGCCATGCCGGAACTGCCCGAGCACCTCTACGTGGACGGCGTGGACCGGCTCGTCGCCGCCGACCACGGCGAGCTGTCCGACCACCCCGACCACAGCCTCTACCTGCGCCCGCTGATGTTCGGCACGGACGCGAACCTGATGCTGCGGCCGTCGGAGGAGTACCTGTTCCTGGTGATGGCGTTCGTCGCGGGGGGCTTCTTCGGCGACGTGGTGCGCCCGGTGTCGGTGCTGGTGTCGCGCGACCAGGCCCGGGCCATGCCCGGCGGCACGGGCGACGTGAAGTGCGCGGCGAACTACGGGCCGTCGTTCGTGGCGCAGCGCAGGGCGCAGGAGGCGGGCTGCCAGCAGGTCGTGTGGCTCGACCAGGCGGAGCGCCGCTGGGTCGAGGAGATGGGCGGCATGAACCTGTTCTTCGTGCGCGGCTCCGGGCCCGGCGCGGAGGTGTTCACGACGCCGCTCACCGGGACGCTCCTGCCGGGCGTCACCCGCGACTCGCTGATGCGGATGGCCGACCGCCTGGGCTACCGCGTGGCCGAGCAGCCGGTGTCGGTCGACCAGTGGCGGGCCGAGTGCGAGGCCGGCGAGATCACCGAGGTGTTCGCGTGCGGCACGGCGGCGGTCGTCACGCCCGTCGGGCAGGTGCGCGACGTGGACGGCGACTTCACCGTGGGCGACGGGGAGATGGGCCCGGTGACCGGCACCCTGCGCAAGGCCCTGGTGGACCTCCAGCACGGCCGGGTGCCGGACGTGGACGGCTGGCTGCACCGGGTGTGCTGA
- a CDS encoding SRPBCC family protein, with protein sequence MEPTISHSIDVAAAPGVVWALVSDLPRMGRFSPENLGGRWLHGATGPAVGVKLRGFNHNGAKRWSTTARIVACEPERLLTFDVRSPLLVRVSRWSYVITPTRHGCVLTENWYRVGNRFVRRFLGPRVTGRQDRPGYNVESIKHTLAAVKAHAESVGDVGPERRASTTNAP encoded by the coding sequence GTGGAACCGACGATCTCGCACAGCATCGACGTGGCCGCGGCACCGGGTGTGGTGTGGGCGCTGGTGAGCGACCTGCCCCGGATGGGCCGCTTCAGCCCGGAGAACCTCGGCGGTCGCTGGCTGCACGGGGCCACCGGGCCCGCGGTCGGCGTCAAGCTCCGCGGCTTCAACCACAACGGCGCCAAGCGGTGGTCGACCACGGCCCGGATCGTGGCCTGCGAGCCGGAACGGCTGCTGACCTTCGACGTGCGGTCGCCCTTGCTGGTCCGGGTGTCGCGGTGGTCGTACGTGATCACGCCGACCCGGCACGGGTGCGTGCTGACGGAGAACTGGTACCGGGTGGGCAACAGGTTCGTCCGCCGGTTCCTGGGCCCCCGCGTCACCGGGCGCCAGGACCGGCCCGGCTACAACGTCGAGTCGATCAAGCACACCCTGGCCGCGGTCAAGGCGCACGCCGAGTCGGTCGGGGACGTGGGGCCGGAGCGGCGGGCCTCCACGACGAACGCGCCGTGA
- a CDS encoding S8 family peptidase, with the protein MKGRTRAVHGMLGAVALTAGLLAGAPAAVAAEGDIQLAAAGTAVPGQYLVVLKDEVGAQAADLTAKHGGTVTATWRHALRGFAVNADEREARRLAADPAVRSVSQNGLVQATDTQLNPPSWGLDRIDQNDLPLNSAFNYRMFSNSVRAYVIDTGIRTTHSTFGGRASWGYDAVDGSNTDCNGHGTHVAGTVGGSQYGVAKYVRLVAVRVLGCTGSGTFAQVISGVEWVTANAVKPAIANMSLGALASAATAPLETAVRNSIASGVTYTIASGNSDDDACRYSPALVREAITVNASTITDARASFSNYGRCTDIFAPGVNIKSSWHTSDTATATSDGTSMAAPHVAGVAALYLSARPAAPPADVHASLVAAATPNKITNPGEGSPNRLAHTGRLPSFPATVTATRYVGVPGDHLTSVTGAPSGYVFEQALGRLSTTWTPGTHPLYRCKYNNWDSFTAFDVNCEGHAFIGLLGYAYDIPIAGSHPIYRCIVRNNADHMESYDANCEGQITEANMGYFLD; encoded by the coding sequence ATGAAGGGCAGAACTCGTGCGGTGCACGGGATGTTGGGCGCCGTGGCGCTCACCGCCGGTCTCCTGGCCGGCGCGCCGGCCGCGGTCGCGGCGGAGGGCGACATCCAGCTCGCCGCCGCCGGCACGGCCGTGCCGGGGCAGTACCTGGTCGTGCTGAAGGACGAGGTGGGCGCCCAGGCCGCCGACCTCACCGCCAAGCACGGCGGCACGGTCACCGCCACGTGGCGGCACGCCTTACGCGGCTTCGCCGTGAACGCCGACGAGAGAGAAGCGCGAAGACTGGCCGCGGACCCGGCCGTGCGGTCGGTCAGCCAGAACGGCCTGGTCCAGGCGACCGACACGCAGCTGAACCCGCCATCGTGGGGGCTCGACCGGATCGACCAGAACGACCTGCCGCTGAACTCGGCGTTCAACTACCGCATGTTCTCGAACTCCGTGCGGGCGTACGTCATCGACACCGGCATCCGGACCACCCACTCGACGTTCGGCGGCCGGGCCTCGTGGGGCTACGACGCCGTGGACGGCAGCAACACCGACTGCAACGGGCACGGCACGCACGTGGCGGGCACCGTCGGCGGCAGCCAGTACGGCGTCGCCAAGTACGTGCGACTGGTCGCCGTGCGCGTGCTCGGCTGCACGGGCTCCGGCACGTTCGCCCAGGTGATCAGCGGCGTCGAGTGGGTGACCGCGAACGCGGTCAAGCCGGCGATCGCGAACATGAGCCTCGGCGCCCTCGCCTCCGCGGCCACCGCGCCCCTGGAGACGGCCGTGCGCAACTCCATCGCCTCCGGGGTCACGTACACCATCGCGTCCGGCAACTCCGACGACGACGCGTGCCGCTACAGCCCGGCGCTCGTGCGCGAGGCGATCACGGTCAACGCCTCGACGATCACCGACGCACGGGCGTCGTTCTCCAACTACGGCAGGTGCACCGACATCTTCGCCCCCGGCGTGAACATCAAGTCGTCGTGGCACACCAGCGACACCGCCACCGCCACCTCCGACGGGACCTCGATGGCCGCCCCGCACGTCGCGGGGGTCGCGGCGCTCTACCTGTCCGCCCGCCCCGCCGCCCCGCCGGCGGACGTGCACGCCTCGCTCGTCGCCGCCGCGACACCGAACAAGATCACCAACCCGGGCGAGGGCTCGCCGAACCGCCTGGCCCACACCGGGAGGCTGCCCAGCTTCCCGGCGACCGTCACGGCGACCCGCTACGTCGGCGTGCCCGGCGACCACCTCACGTCGGTCACCGGCGCCCCCTCGGGCTACGTGTTCGAGCAGGCCCTCGGCAGGCTCTCGACCACCTGGACCCCGGGCACGCACCCGCTGTACCGCTGCAAGTACAACAACTGGGACTCCTTCACCGCGTTCGACGTGAACTGCGAAGGCCATGCGTTCATCGGCCTGCTCGGCTACGCCTACGACATCCCGATCGCCGGCAGCCACCCGATCTACCGCTGCATCGTGCGGAACAACGCCGACCACATGGAGTCCTACGACGCGAACTGCGAGGGCCAGATCACCGAGGCGAACATGGGCTACTTCCTCGACTAG
- a CDS encoding RICIN domain-containing protein — MIAVLIALWSTTALAGVAVADAPQDGNQLFNPNSGLCLSVSNGSVDPGSRTEIWNCLGSPSQLWELNSKGQLLNPNSALCLNTVGYGTKLSTRTEIWVCNDKVALWKFDGVNLVHAQSGLCLNVVGSDIKPGAPTELWYCPDTPSTKWQWWKQ, encoded by the coding sequence GTGATCGCGGTGCTCATCGCCCTGTGGTCCACCACCGCCCTGGCCGGCGTCGCGGTCGCCGATGCGCCGCAGGACGGAAACCAGTTGTTCAACCCGAACTCCGGCTTGTGTTTGAGTGTTTCCAACGGCAGTGTCGACCCCGGTAGCCGGACGGAGATCTGGAACTGCCTCGGCAGTCCGTCCCAGCTCTGGGAGCTGAACAGCAAGGGGCAGCTCCTCAACCCGAATTCGGCGTTGTGCCTCAACACGGTCGGCTACGGGACCAAGTTGAGCACGCGCACGGAAATCTGGGTGTGCAACGACAAGGTGGCGCTCTGGAAGTTCGACGGCGTGAACCTGGTGCACGCGCAATCCGGCCTGTGCCTCAACGTGGTGGGCTCGGACATCAAACCGGGCGCACCGACCGAACTCTGGTACTGCCCCGACACCCCGTCCACGAAGTGGCAGTGGTGGAAGCAGTAG
- a CDS encoding NAD(P)/FAD-dependent oxidoreductase has product MYNAIVIGARCAGAAVGTHLARQGLRVLVVDRSRFPSDVLSTHFIWPHGASYLNRLGVLDQVRAVTPAHTRVTVVNNGIALRGGIPEELLRNQFRLLHDDDSGITTEYFSVRRHVLDGMLVDNAVRAGVEFREGYTVKELLRDEDGTVVGIKGRDGTVEHAQVVIGADGRNSFVARALGIAKSDERPRCTYAYWSYFSGIPDCEAQIHRQGRLGMAMASTNHGQTMVLTWGPSEWAAGFRADVEGNFHRALGLISEEAADTVARARREERFYGTLDQAAFLRRLHGPGWLLVGDAGSFKDQCTALGITHALRDAELAAEAVGRWLGGETDRDTAMAGYAAKRRSQTAAAYYDYVCTLAEMKPLRHDELQLFAILRGNQAEIDRFIATHVDVAPVSEFFDPSNVFLLNDTAKESSRDHGAFADFEATYREHQRNPFLRVGAEVAR; this is encoded by the coding sequence ATGTACAACGCTATTGTGATAGGTGCTCGGTGCGCCGGGGCGGCGGTCGGCACGCACCTCGCCCGACAAGGCCTCCGGGTGTTGGTGGTGGACCGTTCGCGATTTCCCAGCGATGTGCTGTCCACGCATTTCATCTGGCCGCACGGCGCTTCCTACCTGAACCGATTAGGGGTATTGGACCAGGTGCGGGCCGTGACGCCCGCGCACACCCGGGTCACTGTGGTGAACAATGGGATCGCCTTGCGCGGCGGCATCCCCGAAGAACTGCTGCGCAACCAGTTCCGGTTGCTGCACGACGACGACAGCGGGATCACCACGGAGTACTTCTCGGTCCGCCGGCACGTGCTGGACGGGATGCTGGTCGACAACGCCGTGCGGGCCGGTGTGGAGTTCCGCGAGGGGTACACCGTCAAGGAGCTCCTGCGGGACGAGGACGGGACCGTCGTCGGCATCAAGGGCCGGGACGGCACGGTCGAGCACGCGCAGGTCGTGATCGGGGCCGACGGGCGCAACTCCTTCGTCGCGCGCGCCCTGGGGATCGCGAAGTCCGACGAGCGACCGCGGTGCACCTACGCCTACTGGAGCTACTTCAGCGGCATCCCCGACTGCGAGGCGCAGATCCACCGGCAGGGCAGGCTCGGGATGGCGATGGCCTCGACCAACCACGGGCAGACCATGGTGTTGACGTGGGGGCCGAGCGAGTGGGCCGCGGGGTTCCGGGCCGATGTCGAGGGCAACTTCCACCGCGCGCTCGGGCTGATCAGCGAGGAGGCGGCGGACACCGTGGCACGGGCGCGACGGGAGGAGCGCTTCTACGGGACGCTCGACCAGGCCGCCTTCCTGAGGCGGTTGCACGGGCCCGGCTGGCTGCTGGTGGGTGACGCCGGGTCGTTCAAGGACCAGTGCACTGCGCTCGGGATCACCCACGCCCTGCGCGACGCCGAACTGGCCGCGGAAGCGGTCGGCCGGTGGCTCGGCGGCGAGACCGACCGGGACACCGCCATGGCCGGGTACGCCGCCAAGCGCCGCAGCCAGACCGCCGCGGCCTACTACGACTACGTGTGCACGCTCGCGGAGATGAAGCCGCTGCGGCACGACGAGTTGCAGCTGTTCGCGATCCTGCGCGGCAACCAGGCCGAGATCGACCGCTTCATCGCCACCCACGTCGACGTGGCGCCGGTCTCGGAGTTCTTCGACCCGTCCAACGTGTTCCTGCTCAACGACACGGCCAAGGAGTCCTCGCGCGACCACGGCGCGTTCGCCGACTTCGAGGCGACCTACCGCGAGCACCAGCGGAACCCGTTCCTGCGCGTGGGAGCGGAGGTGGCCCGATGA
- a CDS encoding aminotransferase class I/II-fold pyridoxal phosphate-dependent enzyme yields MTGTPVREREDGEVVASLIAAADAAGTDPVTAAKAVAAAAREVSDMLRNWATHIPWEDLEELDARAEDEVVRFFGEDFPAIRADLEPMWEPATTSAPAIDPDEDYALDKNAYDFFRPVGTNLLDRTEEFHGWVEARRRTETWQYSRLLEAAPGGVATITNDLSKPARGINFNSQDYLSFNAHPEVREAAVRAMRDFGPHSAGSPMVLGNTRISDELEAALGALVGLEHVTLFSNGWSAGFGAVTGLVRQEDHVLIDRLAHSCLQTGARAATRNITRYTHLDVEAVRGHLARIRATDTHNGIMVITDGLFSVDADWPDVAALQEVCHAHDATLLVDVAHDLGSMGPGGTGVLGMQDMLGKVDLVMGAFSKTFASNGGFVATKSPAVKQYVKMFAASHFFSNALSPMQTAVVLKAAQIIRTDEGDALRGRLFSAIHALRDELTTRGLTCMGSPSPIVPVLIGNEKLARTVNRLLFDRGVLAFMVEFPVTPTGASRFRLQVQAAHEPEQAREAARIIDGALRDAREYLSSAFGNSF; encoded by the coding sequence ATGACCGGCACCCCGGTGCGGGAGCGCGAGGACGGCGAGGTCGTCGCCTCGCTCATCGCCGCGGCCGACGCCGCCGGCACCGACCCGGTCACCGCGGCCAAGGCGGTCGCCGCTGCCGCGCGCGAGGTGTCGGACATGCTGCGGAACTGGGCGACCCACATCCCGTGGGAGGACCTGGAGGAACTGGACGCCCGCGCCGAGGACGAGGTGGTCCGCTTCTTCGGCGAGGACTTCCCGGCGATCCGGGCCGACCTGGAACCGATGTGGGAACCGGCGACGACGTCCGCGCCGGCGATCGACCCGGACGAGGACTACGCGCTCGACAAGAACGCCTACGACTTCTTCCGCCCCGTCGGGACCAACCTGCTCGATCGGACCGAGGAGTTCCACGGCTGGGTGGAGGCGCGCAGGCGCACGGAGACCTGGCAGTACTCCCGGCTCCTGGAGGCGGCGCCCGGTGGTGTCGCGACCATCACCAACGACCTGAGCAAACCCGCCCGGGGCATCAACTTCAACTCCCAGGACTACCTGTCGTTCAACGCCCACCCGGAGGTCCGCGAGGCGGCGGTCAGGGCGATGCGCGACTTCGGCCCGCACAGCGCCGGGTCGCCGATGGTGCTGGGCAACACCCGCATCTCCGACGAGCTGGAGGCCGCCCTCGGGGCGCTGGTCGGCCTGGAGCACGTGACGCTGTTCTCGAACGGGTGGTCGGCGGGCTTCGGCGCCGTCACCGGCCTGGTCCGCCAGGAGGACCACGTCCTCATCGACCGGCTCGCCCACTCGTGCCTGCAGACGGGGGCGCGCGCGGCGACCAGGAACATCACCCGCTACACCCACCTCGACGTCGAGGCCGTGCGCGGCCACCTGGCCCGCATCCGCGCCACCGACACCCACAACGGCATCATGGTCATCACCGACGGCCTGTTCTCGGTGGACGCCGACTGGCCGGACGTCGCCGCCCTGCAGGAGGTCTGCCACGCCCACGACGCGACCCTGCTGGTCGACGTGGCCCACGACCTCGGCTCGATGGGCCCCGGCGGCACCGGCGTCCTGGGCATGCAGGACATGCTGGGCAAGGTGGACCTGGTCATGGGCGCTTTCTCCAAGACCTTCGCCTCCAACGGCGGCTTCGTCGCGACGAAGTCACCCGCGGTGAAGCAGTACGTCAAGATGTTCGCCGCGTCCCACTTCTTCTCCAACGCCCTGTCCCCCATGCAGACCGCCGTGGTCCTCAAGGCGGCCCAGATCATCCGCACCGACGAGGGCGACGCCCTGCGCGGGCGGCTGTTCTCCGCCATCCACGCCCTGCGCGACGAGCTGACGACGCGCGGGTTGACCTGCATGGGCTCGCCGAGCCCGATCGTGCCGGTCCTCATCGGCAACGAGAAGCTCGCCCGCACGGTCAACCGCCTGCTGTTCGACCGCGGGGTGCTCGCCTTCATGGTCGAGTTCCCCGTCACCCCGACCGGCGCCTCGCGCTTCCGGTTGCAGGTGCAGGCCGCGCACGAGCCGGAGCAGGCGCGGGAGGCGGCCCGCATCATCGACGGGGCCCTGCGCGACGCGCGCGAATACCTGTCCAGCGCGTTCGGCAACTCCTTCTGA
- a CDS encoding ATP-binding protein, with amino-acid sequence MRRRALLGRETERLALAALVEQAASGSGGAVVVLGAPGIGKSALVAEAAARAAGRGTRVITAVGVESEEDVPCAGLHQLVHQLRDGVDDLPGPQRAALRAAVGLVDEAVPDLYLVGLAALTLLSDAAVKAPLLVVVEDAHWVDRASLDVLGFVARRIESDPLALVAVTRGLDDRLGGAGLPVLHLDPLTDEVSGELLDAVAPDLGQQVRRRLLEEAAGNPLALTELPVALRSVGGAYALTPGPLPLTERLERTFTARVSRLPVDTRAVLLLAALNGDGTMDECLAAAARMLGTAVDVAALGPAVDAGLVEPWGMVFRHPLVRSAMHHAATAAERQAAHAALAAGLHGQPDRQAWHRAAATAGPDEHAARDLDSTADRALRRGGVAAALAALRRAAELTADPSARADRLLRAAELALESGQCDVAAHLLSRARSLDLSVRDQGRAAWVGIALVEGSARGEGTATAELAELAVGIAAGGEPVLGLRMLWGAVLHCFWGEPGPAARRRVAAAVDRMPVDADNADLVALRAYCAPVERGRAVLASLAGQLERSSEDAEGDQLLGGAAVTVGAPALAGRLAARSLDALRARGRLSMLARALCVQAGSAARLGDVRAGHLAAEEAAELARETGQPLVHAMVHAIRAQLAAVCGDPRAEAWAAEAERTALPGGARPALAIVQMARGQAALCQGRYGDAFGHLHRVFDPADPAFHPWLRFYGVAELVEAAVRSESADAAREVLEELAPLEEQTPSPALLCGLRLGRALLSPPDAAEPLYRAALVAVPVDWPFERARVHLALGAWLRRHRRPAESRVVLQAAREVFDALGAAAWAERARQELRAAGTSSPRRDPAAVDRLTSTELHVAQLAAQGLTNREIGERLYVSPRTVSTHLQRMFPKLGVTSRGELAAVLRGTMTYAEDVV; translated from the coding sequence ATGCGACGACGGGCGCTGCTGGGTCGCGAGACGGAGCGCCTCGCGCTGGCCGCCCTGGTCGAGCAGGCCGCTTCCGGGTCGGGCGGCGCGGTGGTCGTCCTCGGTGCCCCCGGGATCGGCAAGTCGGCGCTGGTCGCCGAGGCGGCGGCGCGGGCCGCGGGCCGCGGGACCCGGGTGATCACGGCGGTGGGGGTGGAGTCGGAGGAGGACGTGCCCTGCGCCGGCCTGCACCAGCTGGTCCACCAGCTGCGGGACGGGGTCGACGACCTGCCCGGACCGCAACGCGCCGCGCTGCGCGCGGCCGTCGGCCTCGTCGACGAGGCCGTGCCCGACCTCTACCTCGTCGGCCTGGCCGCGCTGACCCTGCTGTCGGACGCGGCGGTGAAGGCACCGCTGCTGGTGGTCGTCGAGGACGCCCACTGGGTGGACCGGGCCAGCCTGGACGTGCTCGGGTTCGTCGCGCGCCGGATCGAGTCCGACCCCCTCGCCCTGGTCGCCGTCACCCGCGGCCTCGACGACCGGCTCGGAGGTGCCGGGCTGCCCGTGCTGCACCTGGACCCGCTGACGGACGAGGTGTCGGGTGAGCTGCTGGACGCGGTGGCCCCCGACCTGGGGCAGCAGGTCAGGCGGCGGCTGCTGGAGGAAGCGGCCGGGAACCCCCTGGCGTTGACCGAGCTGCCGGTCGCGCTGCGGTCGGTCGGTGGGGCGTACGCGCTCACGCCGGGACCGCTGCCGTTGACCGAGCGGCTGGAGCGGACCTTCACGGCGCGCGTCTCCCGCCTTCCGGTCGACACCCGGGCGGTCCTCCTCCTCGCGGCCCTCAACGGTGACGGGACGATGGACGAGTGCCTCGCCGCCGCCGCCCGGATGCTCGGGACGGCGGTCGACGTCGCCGCCCTCGGACCGGCGGTCGACGCGGGCCTGGTCGAGCCGTGGGGGATGGTCTTCCGGCACCCGCTCGTCCGCTCGGCGATGCACCACGCCGCGACCGCCGCGGAACGGCAGGCCGCGCACGCCGCCCTCGCCGCCGGGCTCCACGGGCAGCCCGACCGGCAGGCGTGGCACCGCGCCGCCGCCACCGCCGGCCCCGACGAGCACGCGGCGCGGGACCTGGACTCCACCGCCGACAGGGCCCTGCGGCGGGGCGGTGTCGCCGCGGCCCTGGCCGCGTTGCGGCGGGCGGCGGAGCTGACCGCGGACCCGTCCGCCCGCGCGGACCGGCTGCTGCGCGCGGCCGAACTCGCCCTGGAGTCGGGCCAGTGCGACGTCGCGGCCCACCTGCTGTCCCGGGCGCGCTCGCTGGACCTCTCGGTCCGGGACCAGGGCCGTGCGGCCTGGGTCGGCATCGCCCTGGTCGAGGGATCGGCGCGGGGCGAGGGCACCGCGACCGCCGAGCTGGCCGAGCTGGCCGTCGGGATCGCCGCCGGTGGCGAACCCGTGCTGGGGCTGCGCATGCTGTGGGGCGCGGTCCTGCACTGCTTCTGGGGAGAGCCGGGGCCGGCCGCCCGCCGGCGGGTCGCCGCCGCCGTCGACCGGATGCCCGTGGACGCGGACAACGCCGACCTGGTGGCCTTGCGGGCGTACTGCGCGCCGGTCGAACGCGGGCGAGCCGTCCTCGCGTCCCTGGCCGGTCAGCTGGAGCGTTCGTCCGAGGACGCCGAGGGCGACCAACTCCTGGGCGGCGCCGCGGTGACGGTGGGTGCTCCCGCCCTGGCGGGCCGGCTGGCGGCGAGGTCGCTGGACGCGCTGCGGGCGCGGGGCCGTCTGTCGATGCTGGCCCGCGCCCTGTGCGTCCAGGCGGGGAGCGCCGCACGGCTCGGTGACGTGCGCGCCGGTCACCTCGCCGCCGAGGAGGCCGCCGAGCTGGCCCGCGAGACCGGTCAGCCCCTCGTGCACGCGATGGTGCACGCCATCCGCGCACAGCTCGCCGCCGTCTGCGGCGACCCGCGGGCGGAGGCGTGGGCGGCGGAGGCGGAGCGCACGGCCCTCCCCGGCGGCGCGCGCCCGGCGCTGGCCATCGTGCAGATGGCCCGCGGGCAGGCGGCCCTCTGCCAGGGGCGCTACGGCGACGCCTTCGGGCACCTGCACCGCGTCTTCGACCCGGCCGACCCCGCTTTCCACCCCTGGCTGCGCTTCTACGGGGTCGCCGAGCTGGTCGAGGCGGCCGTGCGCAGCGAGTCCGCGGACGCGGCGCGGGAGGTGCTGGAGGAGCTGGCCCCGCTCGAAGAGCAGACCCCCTCCCCCGCCCTGCTCTGCGGGCTGCGGCTCGGCCGCGCCCTGCTCAGCCCACCGGACGCCGCCGAGCCGCTCTACCGGGCGGCCCTCGTCGCCGTTCCCGTCGACTGGCCGTTCGAGCGGGCGCGGGTGCACCTCGCCCTGGGCGCGTGGTTGCGGCGGCACCGGCGGCCCGCCGAGTCCCGCGTCGTCCTGCAGGCCGCGCGCGAGGTCTTCGACGCGCTCGGCGCGGCGGCCTGGGCGGAGCGGGCGCGCCAGGAACTGCGCGCCGCGGGCACGTCCTCCCCCCGCCGGGACCCGGCCGCCGTCGACCGGCTCACGTCGACCGAGCTGCACGTCGCCCAGCTCGCCGCGCAGGGGCTGACGAACCGGGAGATCGGCGAGCGGCTGTACGTCTCGCCCAGGACCGTGAGCACCCACCTCCAGCGGATGTTCCCCAAGCTGGGCGTGACGTCCCGCGGCGAGCTCGCCGCGGTGCTGCGCGGCACGATGACGTACGCCGAAGACGTAGTCTGA
- a CDS encoding alpha/beta fold hydrolase, with the protein MGTITVGTEGSTDVELYYEDHGSGQPVVLIHGYPLDGQSWEKQTDALVKAGYRVITYDRRGFGRSSKTMTDYDYDTFAGDLDTVLTRLDLRDVVLVGFSMGSGEVARYLGTHGSERVAKAAFLGALQPFLLQAEDNPAGVPQSVFDGIAEQAEADRYAWYENFFVDFFNTDETLGSRLSEAALRANWTTAIGSAPVAAYACVPAWLTDFRADVERIDVPSLILHGTADRILPIDATAREFHRRLPDARYVEIDGAPHGLLLTHAAEVNAALIAFLAD; encoded by the coding sequence ATGGGAACCATCACCGTCGGCACCGAGGGCTCGACCGACGTCGAGCTGTACTACGAGGACCACGGCTCCGGTCAGCCGGTCGTCCTGATCCACGGCTACCCGCTGGACGGGCAGTCGTGGGAGAAGCAGACCGATGCGCTGGTCAAGGCCGGCTACCGCGTCATCACCTACGACCGCCGGGGCTTCGGCCGGTCGAGCAAGACCATGACGGACTACGACTACGACACCTTCGCCGGCGACCTGGACACGGTCCTGACCCGGCTGGACCTGCGTGACGTCGTCCTCGTCGGCTTCTCGATGGGCTCGGGCGAGGTCGCCCGCTACCTCGGCACCCACGGCTCTGAGCGGGTGGCGAAGGCGGCTTTCCTCGGCGCGCTCCAGCCGTTCCTGCTCCAGGCGGAGGACAACCCCGCGGGCGTGCCGCAGTCGGTATTCGACGGCATCGCCGAGCAGGCCGAGGCCGACCGCTACGCCTGGTACGAGAACTTCTTCGTCGACTTCTTCAACACCGACGAGACGCTCGGGTCCCGTCTCAGCGAGGCCGCGCTCCGGGCGAACTGGACCACCGCCATCGGCTCGGCGCCCGTGGCGGCGTACGCGTGCGTCCCGGCGTGGTTGACGGACTTCCGGGCCGACGTGGAGCGCATCGACGTGCCGTCGCTGATCCTGCACGGCACCGCCGACCGCATCCTGCCGATCGACGCCACCGCCCGCGAGTTCCACCGCCGCCTGCCCGATGCGCGCTACGTCGAGATCGACGGTGCCCCCCACGGCCTGCTGCTCACCCACGCGGCCGAGGTCAACGCCGCCCTGATCGCCTTCCTCGCGGACTGA